AGCCAGCGCCCACCATATAGAGGCGAACATTCACAATGCTAACACATATGCGCATAGAACTTGTTTTAATCTCATCAAGATTGACATACTTTATTTTTGGTAATTACATGGAATGAAAGAGTGCGGGGAAACGGCCCTACAGTGACCGATGCAAGGCAGACTGTAGCTGCGGTTGAAGTGGAAACTATGATGGTTGTTGTTAATGATTTGAAAGACTAGCGACACGAGGAATCTTGAAACGTCCGAATAGCAGACCAGGAGTATGCTCTTAGAAACTAACGTCGCGCTTGATGCTGACGTTAGCCCCGTTGATGTTGGTACCGTCAATGGGCATGTTGACGTTCGCAGTCCAGGCCGCATCACGCCATTCGACATTTAGGTTGTCGTTGGGCATGAGAGTCGCCGTCAAGCTGCTGTCGTCAGATAAACGCCGTTCCCATTCGACCGAAATATCACCATTGCTCTTGAGGGTCGGGGCGATGCGGTTGTCGCCGTCCACTTGTTGCGAGATCGTGACTTCCTGGTTGTCGGCGGAAGCGGTGAGCTTGACGTTGgtcttgtcgttgttgtagTTGATGACAACGTCGCGGTCGTTGTCTTCGAGGTTCAGGCGAGGTGTGACCGTAACACGAGCGCCATTGGCGTCGAATCCCTTGGTAACTTCGGCCGAACGCACGCTAAAGGCACTGCCGGCATTGGCAACCAAATGGATGTTCAAGTCGGCGCCCGCATTGTTTGCGTCCAGCTCAACGTTGGCGTTGGTAAAGTCCTGCCCATCGACTTCGGCACGAGCGGAGACGCCCCATCCGGAAACATCCGTCGAAGCCTTGCCCCAGATGGAACGAGGAAGCGACGCGAGGTCGGTAGTGGGCTGAGCCGAAGCCTTGATTCCGTACGAGACGTCGAGGTCTCCGGCTTGTTGAGAGTTCTCCCAAGCAACCGTCGGTTCGAGACCGTCGAGACCGGCAAAGTTTCCGTCACGTACCGATATCTACCAAAGAGGAACGCAGGATGCAACAAAGTACATGTAAGGAAGATGGATGGAGAGAATGTAGGGTGAGCTCGACTGCTACGCATTGTTTGGCCGACACGGTATCGGATACTCGCTGTCGAGTGCCTTGTTGTTGTCCTTATTGTTGCTGAAATGCGTTGGGTTTCGTCCGAGGAACTTACCGATAGTTGCGGAGCACCAGCAGAGGCGTAACCGAGGATGGCGAGGAGAGCAACGGCAGAAATCTTCATGATAGCAATGGAAAGCGCTGGTTGGTCAAAGTAGGCGAATCTTTAGAATGTGAGAGAGGTTCAAGGCTCTACTTTGTTTGACACCAACGGTGTCAAGGGAGCTGGTCCAACCGAAAAAGTGGGCTCGCTTCGCAATCCAAAGATACCCTTTTCAACGACCATGACATAATTTGTTCGCGTATACTTAGCTTCTGACACAAAGTGGACTATTGACTAAGACACGTGAGTGAAAACCAATTTTGAAACACGAATGGTGTCAGACCCCTGACACCTTCGCACCCGGAACTCTGACGTGAGTCCCGAATCCGCAAAAGAGGAGCACCGAAAACGGATTTATGCTAGGGTATCAGCACAAATCGAGGATCAACGAATCTTTGGTCactttttcgtctttcgGATCAGTATTCAAAATTATTTGCAGATCAAAAATACCAAAATGAAGTTCTCTGCCGTTATTCTCGCTGCCGTCTTTGGCACAGCTCTCGCTGGAAAGCCCCAACTGTCGGTGAGTTACGTTACCAATGGATCTCTCGAATTGATCGCCTTTTCTGATTCGGAACGAGCGTCCCGTGTATGCGGCAGTGCTCTCTCTGGTTTCGAGCGAATCGCTAACTGACGTTCGCCCTACCTCTTGTTCCTTTCTCGTTTTCGGTATAGATCTCGGTCCGTGACGGAAGCTTTGCCGGCCTCGACGGACTAGACCCTACCCTCTCATGGGAGCACTCCCAAAAAGCCGGAGACCTAGATATCTCCTACGGTGTCGCCGCCTCGGCTCGTCCGACTTCCGATTTGGCGAGCCTGCCCCGTTCCATCTGGGGCATGGCCACGGGGGATATTTCCGGATGGGGCGTCTCCGCCCGTGCCGAAATCGACGCCCAAGACATGAGCAGTGCCGACCTCCAGATTGACGCCAACAATGCGGATGTCGACGTCGCGGCACGCCTCACCGCCAGTGCCGGCGGTGCCTTTAGCGTGCGTTCGGCCGAAATTACCAAGGGATTCGACGCCAATGGCGCTCGTGTTACGGTCACACCCCGTATGAACCTCGAAGAGAACGACCGCGACGTCGTCATCAACtacagcaacgacaacaccaacGTCAAGCTCACCGCTTCCGCCGACAATCAGGAAGTCACGATCTCACAACAAGTGGACGGCGACAACCGCATCGCCCCGACCATCAACAACCAGGGGGATATTTCGGTCGAATGGGAACGTCGTTTATCCGACGACAGCAGCTTGACGGCGACTCTCATGCCCAACGACAACCTAAATGTCGAATGGCGTGATGCGGCCTGGACGGCGAACGTCAACATGCCCATTGACGGTACCAACATCAACGGGGCTAACGTCAGCATCAAGCGCGACGTTAGTTTCTAATCAGTCAGACCATTTTACAACTCTACATTCCCACCGAGCACCCTTCTATTCACTATAGTATATAGAATATTGTGTAAAGAACTGTCCTTTTGATGTACCTGCCTTTTGTAGATATGTTTGTCCGTGCACAATCTTGGGGATAGTTAAAGCCGCTGTTTAGCCCACCGTCTGGGCATCAGCCGTCTACCAGGCCTTTACGGCATGCGCATGATATCCACGCAACCATGGACACCACGCGGCCATTGTTTGTCGACACACGAAGAACATCCAAGATCCGCGAACCGTATCCGTCGGATCGGATATTCCAGGAGCATCCAGGCAGGCTTTCATCGGAATACCGTACCCCGCGTGGTGTTTCTTGGAAGAACGATCCATTCACCATGAGAACTTTAGTGCTGGTGTGCTGGTGCGGTTGGATTGGTCAGGCATGGGCGGCAGGGGTAGCCCCCGTCCTCGGAGTCGGCATCAATAGTGATGCGTTTCGGAAGGGTGGTAGTGGGGCCCTCGGTGCATTGGAACCGACGCTGCAATGGCATTCCACCGGAAAAGTGGGAGACTACGACTGGGAGGCAAGTTAGAGTGGAATGCAATTGCATGAGTAGGAGGGGTGTGCAAGCACAGTCAATGCAAGGCTGTAAATTGTGGTCAATGTATTCATTCACATTTTGGCGAAAAAGTCGTGCACGGCACTCACCGTCAACGTCTTGTTTGGTTCACGCGTTACAGGGCGGAGCGTATTTGCAGGTCCAGGATACCGAGCTTTCCGCAATTCCTTACAGTTTCTGGGCCAAAGTCAAGCGGAACGTTTCCGGCTGGGCTTTGTCGGCCCGCGCCGACGCCGATTCGGCCGACCTGACGGCGTTGGCTGTCAACCTGCAGGCCAAATCAccgacgacgtcgattcAAGTACGCGGGACGGCCGACACGGACGATATCACCATTGGGC
The sequence above is drawn from the Phaeodactylum tricornutum CCAP 1055/1 chromosome 21, whole genome shotgun sequence genome and encodes:
- a CDS encoding predicted protein, yielding MVVEKGIFGLRSEPTFSVGPAPLTPLVFAYFDQPALSIAIMKISAVALLAILGYASAGAPQLSISVRDGNFAGLDGLEPTVAWENSQQAGDLDVSYGIKASAQPTTDLASLPRSIWGKASTDVSGWGVSARAEVDGQDFTNANVELDANNAGADLNIHLVANAGSAFSVRSAEVTKGFDANGARVTVTPRLNLEDNDRDVVINYNNDKTNVKLTASADNQEVTISQQVDGDNRIAPTLKSNGDISVEWERRLSDDSSLTATLMPNDNLNVEWRDAAWTANVNMPIDGTNINGANVSIKRDVSF